One genomic region from Aminivibrio pyruvatiphilus encodes:
- the rpsL gene encoding 30S ribosomal protein S12, with the protein MPTINQLIRHGREEKRRKTDAPALQGNPARRGVCTRVYTVTPKKPNSALRKVARVRLTNGIEVTSYIPGIGHNLQEHSVVLVRGGRVKDLPGVRYHIIRGTLDCGGVENRKRSRSKYGARRPK; encoded by the coding sequence GCATGGCCGCGAGGAAAAGAGACGGAAGACCGACGCTCCTGCGCTGCAGGGAAATCCTGCGCGGAGGGGTGTCTGCACCCGTGTGTACACCGTGACCCCCAAGAAGCCCAACTCGGCTTTGAGAAAGGTCGCCCGTGTTCGCCTCACCAACGGGATCGAGGTAACATCCTACATCCCCGGAATCGGCCATAACCTGCAGGAGCACTCCGTTGTGCTCGTCAGGGGCGGGCGAGTGAAGGACCTTCCCGGTGTCCGCTATCATATTATCCGGGGAACCCTTGACTGTGGGGGCGTGGAGAATCGCAAGAGATCCCGTTCCAAGTACGGCGCCAGGAGACCCAAGTAG
- the rpsG gene encoding 30S ribosomal protein S7, translated as MPRKGHVKKRQTLPDTRYGSAALAKFINSLMRKGKKSVAEKIMYRALDIAGEKLNTEPFEVFKKAMDNVRPLVEVRPRRVGGATYQVPVEVPAERAQVLCIRWMLNYSRAKKGMPMAERLAREFMDAYKGEGSSIKKKEDTHKMAEANRAFAHYRW; from the coding sequence ATGCCGCGTAAGGGGCATGTCAAGAAGCGTCAGACTCTGCCGGACACAAGGTACGGCAGTGCCGCACTGGCAAAGTTCATCAACAGCCTGATGCGGAAAGGCAAGAAGAGCGTTGCTGAGAAAATCATGTACCGGGCGCTGGACATCGCCGGGGAAAAGCTGAACACGGAGCCTTTCGAGGTCTTCAAGAAGGCCATGGACAATGTCCGGCCTCTCGTGGAAGTCCGTCCCCGCAGGGTCGGCGGCGCGACCTACCAGGTTCCGGTGGAAGTTCCCGCCGAGCGCGCCCAGGTCCTCTGCATCCGCTGGATGCTCAACTATTCCAGGGCCAAGAAGGGCATGCCCATGGCCGAGCGGCTTGCGAGAGAGTTTATGGACGCCTACAAGGGTGAGGGCAGCTCCATAAAGAAGAAGGAAGACACCCACAAGATGGCGGAGGCAAACCGCGCGTTCGCCCACTACCGCTGGTAG
- the fusA gene encoding elongation factor G translates to MQTLDMKRIRNIGIAAHIDAGKTTTTERILFYTGKNYKMGETHEGAATMDWMEQERERGITITSAATTCVWGDNFINIIDTPGHVDFTVEVERSMRVLDGAVAVFCAVGGVEPQSETVWRQADKYHVPRVAFVNKMDRIGADFDNVVRGIKEKLGARPVPIQLPIGIEDSFTGMVDLVEFRGIQYADDLGTDPHVVPVPSSMEDEAKAARDAMVEILADYDEEIMSLYLDGQEVSAELVKRALRAGTVGLKIVPVICGSAFKNKGVQMLLNAVVDYLPSPVDLPPVVGTNPDTMEDVTRASSLAEPFTALAFKIMVDPFVGRLVFTRVYSGKLTKGSTVFNATNNGRERVGRILRMHANKREELEEAEAGMIVALPGLKATRTGDTLCDESNPVVLENLVFPEPVISLSVEPATKNDKLKLTKGLVSLAEEDPTFKVKTDEETSQTIISGMGELHLEIIVDRLKREFGVDVRVGRPQVAYREAVKNSSRAEGKYVRQSGGRGQYGHVVFEMEPLPEGVGYEFEDRIVGGAVPKEYIAAVQKGLEEALNNGILGGYPVIGVKVALVDGSYHEVDSSEMAFKIAASMGFKEAMRRAGPVLMEPIMAVEVVTPEDYIGDVIGDLSSRRGRIEGMDTRMNTKVVRSFVPLAEMFGYATDLRSKTSGRATYSMQFHHYEPVSGDVAEKVLQG, encoded by the coding sequence ATGCAGACACTTGATATGAAAAGGATACGAAATATCGGAATCGCCGCCCACATCGACGCGGGCAAGACGACGACCACCGAGCGGATTCTTTTCTACACCGGAAAGAACTACAAAATGGGCGAAACCCATGAAGGCGCAGCCACCATGGACTGGATGGAGCAGGAGAGGGAGCGGGGGATCACCATAACCTCCGCGGCTACTACGTGCGTATGGGGAGATAATTTTATCAATATAATTGATACACCCGGCCACGTGGATTTTACCGTGGAAGTCGAGCGATCCATGAGGGTGCTCGATGGAGCGGTTGCCGTATTCTGCGCCGTGGGGGGCGTTGAACCCCAGTCGGAGACCGTCTGGCGCCAGGCGGACAAGTATCATGTTCCCAGAGTCGCCTTCGTGAACAAGATGGACCGCATCGGAGCCGATTTTGACAACGTCGTCCGGGGAATCAAGGAAAAGCTTGGAGCCAGGCCTGTTCCCATTCAGCTCCCCATCGGCATTGAAGACAGCTTTACCGGCATGGTGGACCTTGTGGAGTTCCGGGGCATACAGTATGCCGACGACCTCGGCACCGATCCTCACGTGGTGCCCGTTCCTTCATCCATGGAGGACGAGGCGAAAGCGGCCAGGGACGCCATGGTGGAAATTCTCGCCGATTACGACGAGGAGATCATGTCCCTCTATCTCGACGGGCAGGAAGTCTCCGCCGAACTGGTCAAAAGGGCGCTCCGGGCCGGCACCGTCGGACTGAAGATCGTCCCTGTCATCTGCGGCTCCGCTTTCAAGAACAAGGGCGTCCAGATGCTTCTGAATGCGGTGGTGGACTACCTCCCGAGCCCTGTGGACCTTCCTCCGGTGGTCGGAACAAACCCCGACACCATGGAAGATGTCACCCGGGCCAGCAGTCTCGCCGAACCCTTTACCGCCCTCGCCTTCAAGATCATGGTCGACCCCTTCGTCGGCCGGCTCGTTTTCACCCGGGTCTATTCAGGCAAGCTGACCAAGGGCTCCACCGTGTTCAACGCAACGAACAACGGCAGGGAGCGGGTCGGCCGCATCCTTCGGATGCACGCCAACAAAAGGGAGGAGCTCGAAGAAGCAGAGGCCGGCATGATCGTCGCCCTTCCCGGGCTCAAGGCTACAAGGACCGGCGATACCCTCTGCGATGAGTCGAATCCCGTGGTGCTCGAGAACCTGGTGTTCCCCGAGCCCGTCATCTCCCTTTCCGTGGAGCCCGCCACGAAGAACGACAAGCTGAAGCTCACCAAGGGACTTGTATCCCTTGCGGAAGAAGACCCCACCTTCAAGGTGAAGACTGACGAGGAGACATCCCAGACCATCATCTCGGGCATGGGAGAGCTTCACCTCGAGATCATCGTCGACCGCCTCAAGAGGGAGTTCGGCGTGGATGTCAGGGTCGGCCGTCCCCAGGTCGCGTACCGCGAGGCGGTGAAGAACTCCTCCAGGGCCGAGGGAAAGTATGTCCGGCAGTCCGGAGGCCGGGGCCAGTACGGCCACGTGGTCTTCGAAATGGAACCCCTTCCCGAGGGAGTGGGCTACGAATTCGAGGACAGGATCGTGGGCGGCGCCGTGCCGAAGGAATACATCGCCGCCGTTCAGAAGGGCCTCGAAGAAGCCCTCAACAACGGCATTCTGGGCGGCTATCCCGTCATCGGCGTGAAGGTTGCCCTTGTTGACGGAAGTTACCACGAAGTGGACAGCTCCGAAATGGCCTTCAAGATAGCGGCTTCCATGGGATTCAAGGAAGCCATGAGAAGAGCGGGCCCTGTTCTGATGGAGCCTATCATGGCAGTTGAAGTGGTGACTCCCGAGGACTATATCGGCGACGTCATCGGCGACCTCTCCTCCAGGAGGGGACGGATCGAAGGCATGGACACCAGGATGAACACGAAGGTCGTCCGGAGCTTCGTCCCTCTCGCCGAAATGT